The following are from one region of the Tenacibaculum dicentrarchi genome:
- the thiE gene encoding thiamine phosphate synthase, whose translation MISKLQYITQGKTAQDHLDNIQKACSSGAEWVQLRLKGFDPKTILETAKKARELTAHYQTRLIINDYYKVAKEVNADGVHLGKKDDCPLKVRAYLGKFYSIGGTANTLEDCKVLLDKKVDYIGLGPFRFTETKKNLSPVLGTSGYKKLLEELQTETPIIAIGGITLDDVAEIVQTGVYGIATSGAITKDFTSIPVFHKILSAPSTQEQVYKMDDK comes from the coding sequence ATGATTAGTAAATTACAGTATATAACACAAGGTAAAACAGCACAAGATCATTTAGATAATATTCAAAAAGCTTGTTCTTCAGGAGCAGAATGGGTACAATTACGATTAAAAGGTTTTGACCCTAAAACAATTTTAGAAACCGCAAAAAAAGCCAGAGAATTAACGGCTCATTATCAAACAAGATTAATTATAAACGATTACTACAAAGTAGCCAAAGAAGTAAATGCAGATGGCGTTCATTTAGGAAAAAAAGATGATTGTCCGTTAAAAGTACGTGCTTATTTGGGGAAATTTTATAGCATTGGAGGAACTGCAAACACCTTAGAAGATTGTAAAGTTTTACTAGATAAAAAAGTAGATTATATCGGTTTAGGTCCTTTTCGTTTTACAGAAACTAAAAAGAATTTAAGCCCTGTTTTAGGAACATCAGGATATAAAAAACTACTAGAAGAGCTACAAACAGAAACTCCAATAATTGCTATTGGAGGTATTACTTTAGATGATGTTGCAGAAATTGTACAAACAGGTGTTTATGGAATTGCTACATCAGGAGCTATTACTAAAGACTTTACAAGTATTCCTGTTTTTCATAAAATTTTAAGCGCTCCAAGTACACAAGAACAAGTGTATAAGATGGATGACAAGTAG
- a CDS encoding bifunctional hydroxymethylpyrimidine kinase/phosphomethylpyrimidine kinase has protein sequence MKNQNYILTIAGLDPSSGAGITSDIKTFEAHGLYGLSVCTAVTVQNDIAFKNCIWIEEQIILNQIETLFERFTITVVKVGIIQSWEILLNVILKLKKLNSKIKIVLDPILKASAGFNFHQKENLKVFEKVLYNCAIVTPNFDEIKALFPNKNIMETIDFISKKTNIYLKGGHRIDKKGWDTVYYNKIVELNIPPIANSISEKHGSGCVLSSALASNLALNVPFENACINTKRFTEQFLNSNKSLLGTHNYK, from the coding sequence TTGAAAAATCAAAATTACATACTTACTATTGCAGGACTAGACCCGTCGAGCGGTGCAGGAATTACTTCAGATATTAAAACATTTGAAGCTCATGGTTTGTATGGATTATCAGTATGTACAGCGGTTACTGTTCAAAATGATATCGCTTTTAAAAATTGTATTTGGATTGAAGAACAAATAATATTAAATCAAATTGAAACATTATTTGAACGTTTTACAATTACAGTTGTTAAAGTAGGAATTATTCAATCTTGGGAAATTTTACTAAATGTTATTCTAAAATTAAAGAAATTAAATTCTAAAATTAAAATTGTTTTAGACCCTATTTTAAAAGCAAGTGCTGGTTTTAATTTCCATCAAAAAGAAAATTTAAAAGTATTTGAAAAAGTGTTGTATAATTGTGCTATTGTAACACCTAATTTTGATGAAATAAAAGCATTATTTCCAAATAAAAATATAATGGAAACTATTGATTTTATCTCAAAAAAAACAAACATTTATTTAAAAGGAGGGCATAGAATAGATAAAAAAGGATGGGATACCGTTTATTATAATAAAATAGTAGAACTAAATATTCCGCCTATAGCAAATTCCATTTCCGAAAAACATGGAAGCGGTTGTGTTTTATCATCGGCATTAGCGTCAAATTTAGCGTTAAATGTTCCTTTTGAAAATGCTTGTATAAATACAAAAAGGTTTACAGAACAATTTTTAAATTCAAACAAATCTCTTTTAGGAACTCATAATTACAAGTAA
- a CDS encoding thiazole synthase, whose product MNDILKIADKQFTSRLFTGTGKFSSSKLMKEALLASESELITVALKRVDVQNKEDDILTHLVHPHISLLPNTSGVRTAKEAVFAAELSREALETNWVKLEIHPDPRYLLPDPIETLKAAEELVKKGFVVMPYIHADPVLCKRLEEVGTQCVMPLGAPIGSNKGLKTQDFLEIIIEQSNVPVIVDAGIGAPSHAAYAMELGADAVLVNTAIAVSQNPVAMAKSFKMAVEAGRMAYEAKLAPVQKQAVASSPLTSFLN is encoded by the coding sequence ATGAACGATATATTAAAAATAGCAGATAAACAATTTACATCACGTTTATTCACAGGAACAGGTAAATTTAGTTCATCAAAATTAATGAAAGAAGCATTGTTAGCCTCTGAAAGTGAATTGATAACTGTTGCTTTAAAAAGAGTAGATGTTCAAAATAAAGAAGATGATATTTTAACACATTTGGTACATCCTCATATAAGTTTATTGCCAAATACATCAGGCGTTAGAACCGCAAAAGAAGCCGTATTTGCTGCTGAATTATCAAGAGAAGCATTAGAAACAAATTGGGTGAAATTAGAAATTCATCCTGACCCTAGGTATTTATTACCAGACCCTATTGAAACTTTAAAAGCAGCCGAAGAATTGGTTAAAAAAGGTTTTGTAGTGATGCCTTATATTCATGCTGACCCTGTTTTATGTAAACGTTTAGAAGAAGTTGGTACACAATGTGTAATGCCATTAGGCGCACCAATAGGAAGTAATAAAGGTTTAAAAACACAAGATTTCTTAGAAATTATTATAGAACAATCAAACGTTCCTGTAATTGTTGATGCAGGTATTGGCGCACCATCGCACGCAGCATATGCAATGGAATTAGGTGCTGATGCAGTTTTAGTAAATACAGCAATTGCAGTATCTCAAAATCCTGTGGCAATGGCAAAATCCTTTAAAATGGCTGTTGAAGCTGGAAGAATGGCATATGAAGCAAAACTAGCACCTGTTCAAAAACAAGCAGTTGCAAGTAGTCCGTTAACTAGTTTTTTAAATTAA